A segment of the Streptomyces pactum genome:
TGGTGCACCAGCTGGCGGCAGGACGCCACCACCCTTATCGGCCCGCTCCTGGGTCTCCCAGACCTGCCGTGCGTCCACCTGCCGCGTCCGCAGATCACCACCAGCCATCCCAACGGCTACCTGTGGAAGCGTGACCATGTCGACGCCTGGCTGGGCGACGCCCCCGCTGTCTGGATCGACGACGACTTCACCGGCCTCGACCATGAATGGGCGGTGGAGCGCACTGCTAAGGGAACGGCAACCCTCCTCATTCAGCCCGACCCACACCTCGGGCTGCAGCCCGAGCATCTGACCGAGGCCACGAGGTGGGTCGCGCAGTTACGCACAGCCCACGCCGCCTGACGACTGGTGCCCTCGCTGCACGAGCAGCGAGGGCACCAGGGTGCACTGTGGCCCCTGCCTACGCCTGGGCGCCGTTCAGTTTCTGGAAACGAGATAGCAGCGTGATGGGGTTTTTTCTCGATGCTGCCGGTATCGTCGACCAGAATTTGACTGGCATCTATCAACTACTCAGAGGGCGTGACCTAGTCCCTGCGAATTCTGGCGATAACGCGAGACACTCCGCCGACTGACTATCGAGGGGCTTCAGGGCCCGAAATGAAATCCAGACCGATATGCCGAAATCATTACATCGATCTGACTGCTATGCCTCTCCAGAAATGTATCGAGCGAGTAGACTCCATTCCAACCAGCGTCGCGCAACTGCGACCCCTCGCAAGGGATCGGTAGTGTGCAGAGATCCGTGCCCTGCATGAAGTGGAGTCGGAGTTCGTTCGCCTCGGAGACGTTCAGCGGATTTCCTCCGATTTGCTCGATGAGTACGTAACGGAGCCCGAGCAGGCCAAGGAGATCGAAATCGGTTACCCAGGCTTCATCCATGAGGCGGTGAGCCTGCCAGTGCATAGCGTCGCGATACACCAGCCTCACCCGGTCAGCCACATCGACGTGAGGAATTCCATCCCAGTAGAGCGAGCCGCGGATCGTGCGATCGACACCGTCCTGGGTGAGTGCCGTTCCAAAGGCCATCGGAACAAGGTCTGAGAGCTTGTCAGGCCACCCGTGAATCAGAGATTGGATCAAATCGCAGGGGTTGTAAACGTGGAGCATGACGTCGCGCTCCACGCCATCAGCTGAGACGTCATCAAGCCACCGCGCCACGAGCCTCTCCCAATCGGGGTTCCCCGCAAAGCACATCCTGCTCTCCTCCCGGAAAGCCGGCCATCTTCCACGGTCCGTAGTACGCGCTGAGCCTGTATAGAGGACTTCACCGATCCCCTCTTCGTCACCGTTCAGCTCGCGGAGGAGATCTCGCTCGTCCAGTGAAGTGCGCTTCTCAAATTTGCCAGCCGCCCGATAGCCCTCGATTTTCCATTGTGGGTTCTCCGCCAGATGCCGGAACACGCCAGGGCGGGCCGCATCATAGCCAGCCGCGAAGACATGTCTGGTGATGTGACAGAGGGCCGAGTACTCCAAGGGATAACCCCCGGTCTCCTCGTACGAATCCGCCCCATTGCCATCAAGCCATGCCGGCGCTTCGATGGGGTCTATACGCCCGACTGCGAAATAGAGGCCGTACGGTGCGACCACAAGGTCTCTCTGCGAGATGCGACGGAATTCCGCTGCGAGGAGATCGCGCGCGCCCGCTTCGGCGGCTCTGCCCAGAATTTCGTGCCAGCCTTTCCTTCGCTCTTCCGGAGAGTTGTAAAAGTAGATGAAATGGTGTGGGGTCACCCGCGGCGGTACCGCCGCTTCGAGGAATTCCACCCGGTCCGCACGCACAGGAACGCCATTGTCGTCCAATGTAAGTTGGTACCCGCGGAGATCGTGGGACCAGTCTCGCGCCATGTTGCTCACTGGGACTCGCAGTTCGCGCCAAGTGGTGGAGACGATCATCGCGCGGATGCGGTCCTTACGGAGCCCCATCTCCTGCTGCAACAGCTCGGCGTACTTCGTGACCTCATGAAGGGCTCGAGCCGAAGTCGAGTCCGATCGCTTCAATTCGATCACCACCCACGACCCGTGGCCGTCTCGAGCCAGGATGTCTATACGCCCGCGCGTTCCATGAGCATTGGGAAGCGGGTACTCCGTGCCAATCAACTGAAGACTCGGCTCGATGAGAGGAAGGCGATTGGCCAGCATGTCGCGCAGTCGTGCCTCGTATGGAACGTTCATGTCGCGCACCTCAAACAAGTCTCGTGTCTAACAGGTCAGTTGACTGACGATCAGTGTCTGACAGTAGGCGATCGGTCCGACAATCCTGACCCCGTTCTCGGCCTCGACCTAACGAAGCCGTGGGTTGCCCGGAGCCAAGGACTGTCAGAAGGTCCACCACCTGGATGAGCTCTCACTTAGGCCCGAGCAGTGGAGATCACGACATGAAGCTCTGCCGTTGAACCCGACGCCCCGCCACGACGCGTGGCGGGGCATCTGGCCGGGGTCAGCGGTGCCGACTGCGCTCTTCGGGCTTCGTAGCCACTGGTGTGGCCGGAGGGTGTGGCGTGGCGGACATGGCCGGTGTTCCGCTGGTGGTACTTCGGCTGCGAGCTGCTTGCGTCCGCCGGTTCGGTTGAGCGGTGATGTGCCAGTTGAGGACCTCGGCGGGGTGCTCGGCGCTGTCGAGTTCCTGCTGGGTGCCCACTTCGGCCAGGAGGCGTCGGGGGTTGTGGCCGGCGGTTTCGGCGTGGGCGAGGGTGGTGGTCAGGGCGGTCCAAGCGGGGTCGGTGAGGATTCGGTCGGCGTGGTCGGGGAGGGCCGCACGAACGTCCTGCTCGAAGCGGCGCGCGGTCGCGGCTCGCGGTGCGCGGCGGGCCAGGTCAGCCAGGACGGGTGCGGCGGCCTGCTGGTAGCCCGCCTGGAGGTGGCGGAAGGCTTCCTCGGCCGCAGCGGCCTGCTGCTCGTGGCCACGCTGCTCGTGCCACTTGGCGGCGGCGCGGGCCAGATGCACGGTGGCGAAGAGCAGGGCGATGGCGAGCCCGCCCGGCTCGCCGGAGGCGTAGGCGAGTTCCTTGGCGGCCTTGCGCAGGGCGGTGGCAGCCTCGTGGTCGGCACGGATGGCGGAGCGGCGAGCGCGGTTGAACGCCATCGCCGCTGAACGCAGTTCCGCCCAGTGAGGGCCGGTCGTGGCGCTGGCGATGTTGTACAGGGCATCGCCGAAGGCGGCCAGGTGGCCCTGGGCGGCCGCATCGTCACCGGAGTCGAGCACGGTGCGTGCCGTGTCTATGGCGGTGGTGGTGTGCCGCCATAGAGCGGCGGGGTCCGCGACATGCCGGGGGCGGTCGGCCACCTTCTGGTCGGGGAGGCGTTCGCGTAGGCGGTTGATGGAGAGGTCGGGGGCGAGTTTGGAGCCGCCGTACCAGACGGGTTCGCCGGCCGCGTTGGTGTCGCCGGGGGCGGCGAGGCTGTAGCCGATGACGTCGCCGGTCTCGGGGCCGAGGCGTGTCTTGACCTTGATGCCGAGGGACTGCAGCACGGTGAAGTAGTCGGCTTCGGTTCGTACGGCGGCGGCGACCGCGTACGCCTGCTCGCGCAGCCAGTGCCGTGCTGTGACCGTCTGGCCCTGGCGCTCGGCCTTGGCGCGTTCGGCGCCGGTGGGGGTGCGGGGCGCGGTGAGGTCGCCGGACGTCAGGCGGCGCAGGCCGAACTCGGCTTCGATCTTGCGGCATTCGGCTTGGGCGCGCTGGCCGTCGTGGTGGGTGCGGGGGCGGCGTCCGTCGGCGCGGACGGTGGTGGCCATGATGTGGATGTGGTCGTCGGCGTGGCGCACCGCGATCCACCGGCATGCCTTCTCGCCACCTTCGGGGGCGATGCCGGCGGCGCGAACGATGCGGCGCGCGACCTCGGCCCACTCGGCGTCGGTGAAGTAGCGGTCGCCGGGCGCGGTGCGGACCGGGCAGTGCCAGACGTGCTGAGGTGGCTTCTTGCCACCCAGTTCGCGGGTGCGCAGGTCGACGTGGTGGTCGAGGCGCTTGGCGAGTTGGGTGTAGGTGGCTGCCGGGTCGCGGCCGGGGTCGGGGGCGCCGGCCATGTCCCAGGCGGCGACTATGTGAGGGTCGGTGTGTTCGTCGCGGCGGCCTGGGCCGAAGAGGTAGACGATCAGTCCGCGGGTGTCGGAGCCGGTGGAGACGTCAGGAACCATGCGCGGTGCCCTCCGTCAGGAGCTGGTCGATCAGCTGGTAGCTGCTCTCGGCTGCTTGCTCTACGCGGTCCAGCACCGCTTCGGCGCGCTCGGGCACTGTTCCTCGGTGGATGGCTGCGGTGATCTGGTTGAGGTTGCTGCCGATGCGGTTCAGCGCGACCGTGTGTGCCTCGAGGGCCTCGATCAGCGGGCGGACTGGGTCGTCCTCCGGGCTGCCGACCAGGCCCGCCTTGCCGAGGGCGACGGCCAGAGCGGCGTCGCCGACGAATCCGGCAAATTTCTGGCCGCGCTGGTGAGCTGCGGCGCTGATCACGCTTACAGCGGTCCGGGTGAAGCGGATGGTCTTCTCCTGGTCGCGCTTCTCC
Coding sequences within it:
- a CDS encoding HAD domain-containing protein — protein: MRPPYLLLDIDGVLIPFPDEHGSTPATHARHDVVPAGRSADNPVTVWLNPDHGRLLMDAIRTGLVTPIWCTSWRQDATTLIGPLLGLPDLPCVHLPRPQITTSHPNGYLWKRDHVDAWLGDAPAVWIDDDFTGLDHEWAVERTAKGTATLLIQPDPHLGLQPEHLTEATRWVAQLRTAHAA
- a CDS encoding endonuclease NucS domain-containing protein; protein product: MNVPYEARLRDMLANRLPLIEPSLQLIGTEYPLPNAHGTRGRIDILARDGHGSWVVIELKRSDSTSARALHEVTKYAELLQQEMGLRKDRIRAMIVSTTWRELRVPVSNMARDWSHDLRGYQLTLDDNGVPVRADRVEFLEAAVPPRVTPHHFIYFYNSPEERRKGWHEILGRAAEAGARDLLAAEFRRISQRDLVVAPYGLYFAVGRIDPIEAPAWLDGNGADSYEETGGYPLEYSALCHITRHVFAAGYDAARPGVFRHLAENPQWKIEGYRAAGKFEKRTSLDERDLLRELNGDEEGIGEVLYTGSARTTDRGRWPAFREESRMCFAGNPDWERLVARWLDDVSADGVERDVMLHVYNPCDLIQSLIHGWPDKLSDLVPMAFGTALTQDGVDRTIRGSLYWDGIPHVDVADRVRLVYRDAMHWQAHRLMDEAWVTDFDLLGLLGLRYVLIEQIGGNPLNVSEANELRLHFMQGTDLCTLPIPCEGSQLRDAGWNGVYSLDTFLERHSSQIDVMISAYRSGFHFGP
- a CDS encoding relaxase/mobilization nuclease domain-containing protein, which codes for MVPDVSTGSDTRGLIVYLFGPGRRDEHTDPHIVAAWDMAGAPDPGRDPAATYTQLAKRLDHHVDLRTRELGGKKPPQHVWHCPVRTAPGDRYFTDAEWAEVARRIVRAAGIAPEGGEKACRWIAVRHADDHIHIMATTVRADGRRPRTHHDGQRAQAECRKIEAEFGLRRLTSGDLTAPRTPTGAERAKAERQGQTVTARHWLREQAYAVAAAVRTEADYFTVLQSLGIKVKTRLGPETGDVIGYSLAAPGDTNAAGEPVWYGGSKLAPDLSINRLRERLPDQKVADRPRHVADPAALWRHTTTAIDTARTVLDSGDDAAAQGHLAAFGDALYNIASATTGPHWAELRSAAMAFNRARRSAIRADHEAATALRKAAKELAYASGEPGGLAIALLFATVHLARAAAKWHEQRGHEQQAAAAEEAFRHLQAGYQQAAAPVLADLARRAPRAATARRFEQDVRAALPDHADRILTDPAWTALTTTLAHAETAGHNPRRLLAEVGTQQELDSAEHPAEVLNWHITAQPNRRTQAARSRSTTSGTPAMSATPHPPATPVATKPEERSRHR